GAGGTCGTCGTCGACCTGGTCTGCTTCACGCCCGAGTCCGCGCGTCATCTCGTCGAGGGCCTGCGCGGCCGCGTGCGCCATCTGGTGCACATCGGGAGCATCTGGACCCACGGCCTCAGCACCTCGCTGCCGCTGCGCGAGGACGACCCGAAGGAGCCGTTCGGCGACTACGGCGTGCGGAAGGCGGAGATCGAGCGCTACCTCATCGCGGAGTCGCGCGGCGGCGGCGTGCCGTCGACGGTCGTGCACCCCGGCCACATCTCCGGGGGCGGCTGGCCCGTGATCACCCCCCTCGGCAACCTGGACCCCGCGGTGTGGACCGCTCTCGCGACCGGCGGCCCGCTCGCGGTCCCCGGCTCGGGCAGCGAGACCATGCACCACGTGCACGCCGACGACGTCGCGCAGGTCGTGCAGCTGGCCATCGCCAACCGGGAGACGAGCGTCGGCGAGAGCTTCCACGCCGTGTCCGAGCGCGCGCTCTCGGTGCGCGGCTTCGCCCGCGCGGCGGCCGCGTGGTTCGGCCGCGAGCCCCGGCTGGAGCACCTCGACTGGGACGGCTTCCGCGCGCGCACCGAGGCCGACCACGCGGACGCGAGCTGGGAGCACCTCAGCCGCAGCCACGTCGCGAGCATCGACAAGGCGCGCGACGTGCTCGGCTACGCGCCGCGGTACACGAGCGAGGAGGCCGCGCGCGAGGCCGTCGAGTGGATGGTGCGCGCAGGCGACCTGGACGTGCCGCTCCCCCGCTGACCGCGCGTCAGACGAAGCGGGCGTCGAGCACCAGGCGGGTGCGCACCGCGAGCAGCCGCTCCGGATCCATCGAGGTCAGCCCCGGGAGACCCGCGGCCACGTGGTCGGCGAGCAGCGTGCGCGCGACCGCGTAGGCCGGCAGCGCCTGCGGGTCGTCGGCGGCGTGCAGGACGACGGGCGCCGCGCCGAGCACGCCGGAGGGCAGGGAGAGCACGAGGCCCACCACGGGCACATCCATCTCGCGGGCGAGCGCCCGGGCGCGCGCGTCGAGGCCATGCAGCGCGGCCGCGCGCGCGGTCGGGTCGGTCGCGGCGTCGGATCCATCCGGCACCGACTCGACGGCGACCAGCCCCTGCGGCCCGAGCACGAGGTGGTCGAGGGCGTCGCCGGAGCGCGGCACCGCGACGCCGTTCCAGAACGCGTACGACGGGCCGAGCTCCATCAGCTCGCGCGCCGTCTCCTCCTGCGCGACCGCGGCCCGGAGCGCGTCGGACGCGGCGACCGGGACCTCGGCGACGAGGTCGGGCGCGTAGGCGTCCGCCTCGAAGCGGCGGCGGAGTCCCTCGAGCCGGGCGAGCCGCGCGCTGTACGCGGCCATGAGATCGGGGTAGGCGCGCAGGGCGCGCTCGTGGGCGAGGACGTCCTCCTGGAGCCGGGCTGCCGCGCGCCGCCGCGGCTCCTCGGACCGGTGCCAGGCGCGGCCCGCGGGCCCCGCCGCCGCGAGGCCGATGCCGGCGCCGACCACGAGGCCGACGAGGGCCGCGACCGCGCCGAGGCCGGAGACGAGCAGGACCAGCGCGAGCAGCACGGCGGCGACGGGCGGCACGATCGCCCGCGCGCGGCGCACGTAGGGGCCGGGCTCGTCGGCGAGGGCGGGGCCGCCGCGGGGCGGCACGGGCGCGGCGGGCACCGAGGGCTCGGCGGGATCCGCGAGCCACTCGCGCACGAGGGAGAGGTAGCGGAGGCGGGCGAAGCCGCCCGGGTGGCCGAAGCTCCGCGTCCGCGCGGGCGGGCGGCTTCGGGGCGCGCCGGGGCGGCCGCGACGCGCGGCGGGATCCCACGCGGCGCCCGAGGACGTCGACGCGGGCGACGCCGGATGGGCGCGGCCGGCGGGATCCTCCTGCGGCGGGGCGGCGTGGAGCGTGCGCTCGTAGCGGGCGCGGCTCTCGGGGTCGCCCACGGCCTCGAAGGCGTCGCGCACGGACTGGAACTCGTCGGCGCTCCCGCCCATGTCGGGGTGGGCCGCACGGACGCGGCGACGGTACGCCCGGCGGATCTCGTCCTGCGACGCGGACGGCTCCACGCCGAGCACGGCGTACGCGTCGGCATCGCGCGACGGGACGGGCATCGGGGCTCCTCGCGGGCGCCGGTCGGGGGCTCCCAGGATGACGAGCGTAGGCGAGGGCGGCTGGACGGCGCCCGAGCGCGGGCCGTGCGCCGCCCGGACCCTTCCCCTGACGGGCGCGGCCGTCCGCCCGCGGCGCGCGTATCACGTCCCGCTGGGATGGACCTGTCCCGCCACCCCCTGCCTCCTGGGTAGCCTGGCCCCCGCCGATGCCCCTCCCGGTGACCGACCGATGCAGAGGAGACCGACATGTGGGACTTCCTGTCCTCCCGCGCCGACCAGATCGCCTTCTCCGCGTGGCAGCACCTCAGCCTCGTGGTGCAGTGCCTCGTCCTCGCGACCGTCCTCGCCGTGGGGATCGCGGCGCTCGTCTACCGGAGCGCCCCGCTGCGCTCCGTCGCCAACAGCGTGTCCGCCATCGGCCTCACGCTGCCCGCCTTCGCGCTCGTGGGCCTGCTCATCGCGCCCCTGGGCTTCGGCGTCGCGCCGGCCGTGGCGGTCGTCACGTTCTTCGCGACGCTGCCGATCCTCCGGAACGCGGTGGTCGGGCTGTCCGGCATCGACCCTGCCGTCGTCGAGTCCGCGCGCGGCATCGGCATGGGGCGCCTCCGCACGCTCCTCCGCGTCGAGCTGCCGCTCGCGTGGCCCGTCATCCTCGGCGGCATCCGGGTCTCGGCCCAGATGGTCATGGGGATCGCCGCGGTCGCCGCGTACGTGCTGGGCCCCGGTCTCGGCGGCTTCATCTTCTCCGGGCTCTCCCGCCTCGGCGGCGCGAACGCGACCGAGTCCGTCCTCACGGGCGTGCTCGGCGTCGTCCTGCTCGCCCTCCTGCTCGACCTCGTCCTCGTCGGCATCGGCCGGCTCACCACACCGAGAGGCATCCGTGTCTGAGACCCCCACCGCTCCCCCGGCCCCCGTCGTCAGCGGGCGCTCGATCCTGCTCGACGGCGTCACCAAGCGCTACCCCGGACAGGCGAAGCCCGCCGTCGACGGCATCACGCTCGAGATCCCGGCCGGCAAGATCGTCATGCTGGTCGGTCCCTCCGGCTGCGGCAAGACCACGACGCTGAAGATGATCAACCGCCTGATCGAGCCGACCGAGGGCCGCGTGGTGCTCGGCGACGAGGACGTGACCGGCATCGACGGCGACGAGCTGCGGCGCCGGATCGGCTACGTCATCCAGGCCGGCGGGCTCTTCCCGCACATGACCGTCGCCGCGAACATCGCCGTGGTGCCGAAGATGCTCGGCTGGGACGCCGCCCGGATCCGCGCCCGCGTGGACGAGCTGCTCGAGCTCGTCTCCCTCGACCCGGCGCAGTACCGCGACCGCTACCCGAAGGAGCTGTCCGGCGGCCAGCAGCAGCGCGTCGGCGTGGCCCGCGCGCTCGCGGCCGACCCGCCCGTGCTCCTCATGGACGAGCCGTTCGGCGCCGTGGACCCCATCACCCGGCAGCGCCTGCAGGACGAGCTGATCCGCATCCAGGCCGAGCTGCAGAAGACCATCGTCATCGTCACGCACGACTTCGACGAGGCCGTGAAGCTCGGCGACTGGATCGTCGTCTTCGCCGAGGGCGCGCGCATCGTGCAGTACGACACCCCGGAGCGGATCCTCGCGGAGCCCGCCGACGCCTTCGTCGAGGAGTTCATCGGCTCGGGCGCCGGCCTCAAGCAGCTCACGCTCCGTCGGGTGGACGAGGTGCCGCTCGCCTCCGCCGTGATCGCGCGGCCCGGCGACGCCGCCCGCGACGTGCTCGCCCGGATGGACGAGGCCGGCCACCAGCACGCCGTCGTCCTCGACGGCCGGGACCGCCCGCTGCAGTGGCCGTCCCGCCGCGTCCTCGGCCGGCTCGACGCCGTCGGCGCCCAGGCGGATCCGCGCCTGCCCGTCATCGGCAGCCGCGCCACCCTCAACGACGCGCTCGACACGATGCTCGTCTCGAGCGCGGGCGCGGCCCTCGTCACCGGCCGCGGCGGCGCCTTCCTCGGCGTGATCGACGTGGAGACCGTCATGGACGCCATCACGCGCGTGCGCGCCGAGGCCGCGTCCGGTCTCGACGACGCCCCCGTCGGCACCAACACGGGCACCATCGGCACGGTCGGCGCCACCGCCGCGCGGGCCGACGCGGACTCCTCCCCCGCCGGGCAGGACGGATGAGCGCCGCCCTCGACGCCCGCACCGGCGCCGCGGACGCCGACTCCGGCTCCTGGCGCGCCCTCGTCGCGCAGCCCGTCGCCATCGCCGTGGTCCTCGCCGCGTACCTCGTCTGGCTCGCGGTCGCGCCGCTCTCGGCGACGGAGCGCACGACGCTCGCGCCGGCCGCCCTCGGCAAGGCGACGCTCGAGCACCTCGGGCTCACGTTCAGCGCCGCCGTCATCGTGCTGGTGATCGCGGTCCCGCTCGGCGTCCTCCTCACCCGCGGGCGGATGCGTCGCGCCTCCGCCCCCGTGCTCGCCGTGGCGAACTTCGGGCAGGCGGCGCCGGCGATCGGGCTGGTGGTGCTCCTCAGCATGGTCGTCTCCGGCAGCGGCTTCGTCGCGAGCCTCATCGCCCTCGTCCTGTACGCCGCCCTGCCCGTGCTCCGGAACACCATGCTCGGCATCCGCGGCGTCGACGAGCGGCTCGTCGAGGCCGGCCGCGGCATGGGCATGAGCCGCGCGGCGGTGCTGTTCCGCATCGAGCTGCCGCTCGCCGTGCCCGTCATGCTCGCGGGGATCCGCACCGCGCTCGTGCTGCTCGTCGGCACCGCGGCGCTCGCGGCGTTCGTCAACGGCGGCGGGCTCGGGATCCTCATCACGACCGGCGTCAACCTGTACCTCTATCCCGTGCTCGTCTCGGGCGCGCTGCTCATCGCGCTCCTCGCGCTCGCCATCGACTGGCTCGGCCGCGTCGTCGAGCACGTCGCCCGCCCGAAGGGACTCTGATCGTGCCGACCCCCTCCCGCTCCGCCCGCCTGCGCCGCGCCCTCGGCGTCCCCGCGCTCGCGGCCGCCGCCCTCGTGACGCTGACCGGCTGCGGGCTCCAGCCCGCGACGGCCTACGTCCCCGACGCGGCGCCCGGCTCCATCCGGCCGCTGGACCTGCCCGAGGGCGCGTCCCTCACCGTGACGTCGAAGAACTTCACCGAGCAGCTCATCCTCGGGAAGATCGCGGTCATCGCGGCGAAGGCCGCCGGGTTCCAGGTCACCGACAAGACGAACGTGCCGGGCAGCGTCCCCGCCCGCGAGCTCATGACGAGCCACGGAGCGGACATGACGTGGGAGTACACCGGCACCGCGTGGCTCAGCTACCTCGGCGAGGCGAAGGGGATCCCCGACCAGCGCGCCCAGTACGAGGCCGTGCGGGACGCCGACGTCGCCAACGGCCTCACCTGGCTGACCCCAGCGCCGCTCAACAACACGTACGCGATGGCCATCCGCGAGGAGGAGGCCGAGCGGCTCGGCATCACGCGGATGTCCCAGGTGGAGGACCTGCCCGTCGAGGACCGCACCTTCTGCGTGGAGGCCGAGTTCAACTCGCGGTCCGACGGGCTGTCGCCCCTGCTGGAGGCCTACGGCATCCCGCGCGGGTCCGCCGACGGCGTGCCCGACGGCAACGTCTCGATCTTCGACACGGGCGCCGTGTACACCGCGACCGACCGCGGCACCTGCGAGTTCGGCGAGGTGTTCACGACCGACGGGCGCATCGACAAGCTCGGGCTGCGGATCCTGCAGGACGACCTCGGGTTCTTCCCCGCCTACAACGTGGCGCCCGTGCTCGACAGCGCGACGCTCGCCGAGTACCCGGGCCTGCAGGACGTCTTCGACCGCATCACCCCTGTGATCACGGACGACGCGCTGCGCGAGATGAACCTGCGGGTGGACGACGCGGGCGAGGAGCCGGCCGACGTCGCGTTCGACTTCATGGTCGACAACGGCTTCGTGACAGCGCCCTAGCGCGCGGGCCGGCGGGACGTCAGCTGCGCATCCACCGGCGCAGCTGGTCGATCCGCTGCTGCAGCTGCGTCACGCTGCACTGCCCGACCGCCGGCCCGCCGCACACGCGCCGGAGCTCGGCGTGCACGAGGCCGTGCGGCTCGCCGTGGAGCTTCGCCCGCATGCCGACGAGGCTGTTGAGGAGCTGGCGCTGCTCCTTGAGCGTGCGGTACAGCGGGATGTCGTCCGGGTCCTTGGGCGCGCCGCTCTCGGCCTGCTTCCGCTCCCGCTCCGTCGCGTGCTTCGACTGCCGGTGCTGCCGCTGGGCGAGGAGCTCGCGCACCTGCTCCGGCTCGAGGATCCCGGGGAGCCCGATGAACTCCTCCTCCTCGAGGCTGCCGACGTCGGCCATCTGCCCGAACTCGGCGCCGTCGAAGAGGACCTTGTCGAAGGTCGCCTCGGATCCCATCGCCTCGAAGGAGAACTCGCTGAGCAGGGAGTCGGACCCCTTCTCGCTGCGGTTCGCCTCGCCCATCATGGCGTCCTCGGGGTTGTAGAGGTCGCCCTCCTTCGAGGAGTCGCGGTCGAGGGCGTGGTCGCGCTGGCGCTCCAGCTCGTTGGCGAGCACGAGGAGGTTCGGGACGCTCGGCAGGAAGATCGAGGCGGTCTCGCCCCGGCGCCGGGCGCGCACGAAGCGGCCGATGGCCTGCGCGAAGAACAGGGGCGTCGACGCGCTGGTGGCGTAGACGCCGACCGCGAGCCGCGGCACGTCGACGCCCTCGGACACCATGCGGACCGCGACCATCCACCGGGAGGTGCCGGCGGAGAAGCGGTCGATGTTGGCGCTCGCCTCGACGTCGTCGGAGAGCACGAGCGTGACGGGCTGTCCGCTGAGGCGCTGGAGGATCGCCGCGTAGGCCCGCGCCGTGGTGTGGTCGGTCGCGATGACGAGGCCGCCCGCGTCGGGGATCGACTGCCGCACCTCGGTGAGGCGGCGGTCGGCGGCGGCGAGCACCTGCGGGATCCACTCGCCGTCGGGCGCGAGCGCCGTGCGCCACGCCTGCGAGGTGATGTCCTTCGTGTTGCCCTCGGCGAGCTGCGCCTCCATCTCGTCGCCCATCTTGTTGCGCCAGCGCATGCTGCCGGCGTAGGCGAGGAAGATGACCGGCCGGACGACGCCGTCGGCGAGCGCGCGCCCGTAGCCGTAGTCGTAGTCGGTCTGCGAGAGGCGGACGCCGCGGTGGTCGCGGAGGTAGCTGACGAACGGGATGGGCGCCGTGTCGGAGCGGAACGGGGTCCCCGTGAGCGAGAGGCGGCGCGTGGCGCGCTCGAAGGCCTCGCGGATGGCGTCGCCCCAGCTGAGCGCGTCACCGCCGTGGTGGACCTCGTCGAGGATCACCAGGGTGCGGCTCTGCTCGGTCATGGTCTTGTGCAGGTACGGGTTCGCGGCGACCTGCGCGTAGGTGACGGCGGCCCCGTGGTAGTGCCTGCCCAGCGCGCCGGAGCTGTTGCTGTACATCGGGTCGAGGCGCACGCCCGCGCGCGCGGCCGCGTCGGCCCACTGCTTCTTGAGGTGCTCGGTGGGGGCGACCACGGTGATCCGGTCGACGGTCTTGCGGTGCAGGAGCTCGGAGGCGAGGCGGAGGGCGAACGTGGTCTTGCCGGCGCCCGGAGTCGCGTTGGTGAGGAAGTCGCGCGGCTCGTTCTCGAAGTAGGCGGTGAGGGCCTCCTCCTGCCAGGCCCGCAGCTTGCTGACGGTGCCCCAGGCGGCGCGCTCCGGGAAGGCCGGCGAGAGGTGCTCGGCCGCGGCGGATCCGACGTGCGGAGGAGGGGACGGCAGGGTGCTCACTCGACCTCACGATACCCGCCCGCGCGGGTCCGCCCGACGGCCGACGCCCCCGTCGCGGAGACAGGAGCGGCCGGATCCGCACGGCCGACGGGCACCCGTCGCGGGGCGCGCGGCCCGGCGGATCCGGCCTCCCCGCGGCACCCGGGCGCGTCGCGTCGAGGAGCGCCCGTCCCGCTCCCGGCAGTCGTCCGGCGGCCGCTCAGGCGGACCGCGCCACGGGCCCGAGCAGCGCGCTCGCGAGGGTCTCCTGCGCCTGCCGGTCGCTCGACGGGTGGAAGCCGCCCGCGAGCACGTCGCGGTACAGGCGCCCCAGCTCGTCGCCCGTGCGGAAGGACCCGCCGCCCGCGACGGCGACCGCGTTCCGCACGACGTCGGCGGCCGTGCGCGTGGCGCGGACCTTGGCGCCCACGAGCAGCGACGGCCAGCGGTCCCCGTGGTCGACGCCGCGGTCGACGTCCTCGGCGAGCGCCCGGAGCTGCGGCGCGAGCGCGTCCTGCGCCAGCGCGGCGTCGGCGACGAGCGCACGCACGGCGGGATCCTGCGCGAGGGTCGCGCCGCCGGCCGCGTGCGAGGTGCGGTGCCGGGCGGCCTCCACGGCGAGGTCGAGCGCGCGCTGGCCGAGGCCCGCGTACACGGCCGCGATGAGCAGCTCGAACGCCTGGAGCACGGCGAGGACGAACGGGTCGTCGCGGCGGCCGACCTCGCGGATGCGGATCACGTCGGCCGCGGGCGCGCGCACGCCGTCGAGCACCACGGTGTGGCTCTGCGTCGCCCGCATGCCGAGGGTGTCCCAGTCCGGCACGATCCCGAGGCCCGGTGCGTCGCGCGGCACGAACGCGTGCACGAGCAGGGGCCGGTCCGGGTCCCGGTCGTCGCGCCCGAACAGGCCGAGCCTGCTCCATGCGGGCGCCATGCTCGAGGAGACCTTGGTGCCCGTGAACCGGTACCCGCCGTCGGCGTCGGGCTCGGCGCGCGTGAGGGAGTCGGCGAGCGGCGCGTCGTTGCCGGGCTCGCTGATCGCGAAGGCCAGCACCTCCCCACGGCCGGCGTCCTCGAGGACCCCGCGGAGGGTGTCGTCGCCGCGGTCCGCGAGGATGCGCGCCACAGCGGTCCACACGAGGTGCATGCCGACCCCGAGCGCGGTCGCGGGCGCCGCCTGGGCGAGGAGGGTCTGGCAGCGCACGGCGTCGGCGAGCGACGCGCCGGATCCGCCGAGGTCGCGCGGGACGAGGAGGCGCAGGTACCCGGCGTCCCGGAGCTCGTCCAGGTCCTCGGCGAAGAACGCGTTGCGGGCGTCGTAGCCGGCGGCCCGCGAGCGGATGCGCTCGAGAAGGGCGTGGTCGAGGAGCGCGTGCGGGTCGAGCGGGTCGGCCGGGGTGGCGGGCGTCATGCGCCCATCCTCCCCCGGCCGCCTCCCGCGCGGTCGCCCGCCGGGAGCCGCTCAGCCGGCCGACAGCACCAGGGCGTTCCCCCACGGGTCCTCGAAGGCGAGCGCGCGACCGTCGTCGCGCGTGGCGACCCCGGCGCGGCGCAGGCGCGCGTCCACGGCCTCGACCTCGTGGCGCGTGGGCACCTGGATCCGCACGGTGCCGAGCCCGAGGGTCGCCGGGCGCCGTCCCGCGCCGCGGCTGTTCCACGTGTTCATGGCCATGTGGTGGTGGTACCCGCCGGCGGAGACGAAGATCGCGGACCCGTGCCAGCCGGCGACGAGCTCGAAGCCGAGCGTGTCGACGTAGAACGCGCCGGCGGTCTCCGTGTCGCCGACCTGCAGGTGGACGTGCCCGATGCCCGCCGCGTCGTCGGCCGGGCCCGCGGCCGCGGCCAGCTCGTCACGGAGGAACGCCTCCGGGTCGAGCCGCAGGGAGTCCATGACGACCCGGCCGTCCTGCCACGTCCACTCGTCGCGCGGGCGGTCGGTGTAGAGCTCCACGCCGTTGCCCTCGGGGTCGGTGAAGTAGAACGCGCGGCTGACGAGGTGGTCGGCGCTGCCGGTGTACGTGCCGGGAGCCCGTCGCGCGACGGAGGCGACGGAGCGGGCCAGCGCCGCGGGGGTGTCGAAGAGGACGGCGGTGTGGAACAGCCCGGCGTCCCCGGGGCTCGGCAGGTCGAGCCCGTGTCCCGTCTCGAGGACCACGGCGGGGGCGCTCCCCCGGCCGAGCGTCGTGGATCCCGCGCCCTCGGCGACGACGTCGAGGCCGACGGCGTCGCGGTAGTAGGCGGTCATGCGGTCGAGGTCGGCGACCAGGAGGGTCACGGCCCCCATCGTCGTGTCGGCGGAGAGCAGGTCGGGCATGGGGTCCTCGGGTTCGTTCGGGCACGGGTCGGGTTGCTTGAATGCTCAACCAAAGTGCCCGCTCGCGTATTCCACTACCTGAGGAAAGGGGCGCTCCTCGCCGGAGCGGGAGGCGTTCCTATGATGGGGACGTCCCACCCGGAAGGAAGCGCATGACCGAGCCCCATCCCTGGCGCCGCTACGTCGCCCTCGGCGACTCCTTCACGGAGGGCATCGGCGATCCCGAGCCGGGCAGCCCCGGCGGGCACCGGGGCTGGGCGGACCGCGTGGCCGAGGTGCTGGCCGACCAGGTCGACGGCTTCTCCTACGCGAACCTCGCGATCCGCGGCCGCCTCCTCGCGCAGATCGCCGACGAGCAGGTCGAGCCGGCCATGGCCCTGCACCCCGACCTCGTCTCGCTCTCCGCCGGCGGCAACGACATCCTCCGGCCCGGCGCCGACCCGGACCGCCTCGCCGACCGGCTCGACCGCATGGTCGAGCGGCTCTCCTCCGAGGGCGCGACCGTGGTGCTCTTCACGGGCACCGACGTCAAGTTCTCGCCCGTGTTCGGGCGGCTGCGGGGCAAGGTCGCCATCTACAACGAGGACATCCGCGCGATCGCCGCCCGGCGCGACTGCATCGTGGCCGACCAGTGGGCGCTCACCGAGATCCAGGACCCGCGGATGTGGGACGTCGACCGCCTGCACCTCGCGCCCCTCGGCCATCACACGGTCGCCCGCATGGTGCTGCAGGCGCTCGCCGTGGAGAACGACCTCCAGCCGCTCCAGCCCGAGCCGCTGCCGACGCGCACGTGGCGTCAGGCCCGCGCGGGCGACATCGACTGGGCCCGCTCCTACTTCGTCCCGTGGGTGCTGCGGCGCCTGCGGCACCAGTCCTCGGGCGACGGGCGCACGGCCAAGCGGCCCGACGCGTCGCCGTGGTCCCGGCCGGACGCCGCGGGCTGATCCCGGCGTCGTGCGGTCGAGCGGACCGCGCGGCGCGCACCCTCCCCGGACCGCGCGAGCGGCTCAGCCCAGCAGCTCGCCGGGGTTGCCCAGCCGCCACCAGCCGTCGGGCCCCGGCAGCGCCCGGTCGAGCGCCAGCGGGATCCGGACGGCCTGCTGCCCGGCCGTGACCGTCGCCGCGCCGACCTCCGTGCCCGCGGCGGCCTCCGCGGTGCCGGACGCCTCCACGGTCGTCGCGACGGGGGTGTCGCCCCAGACGAGCAGCGACTCGTCCGCCGTGGCCACGGCCTGCGCGGTCGCGCCCCATGCCGTCTCGTAGTCGGCGAAGGGCTCCCCCGCCGTGGCCACCTGGACGACGTGCATGTTGGCGGTCACCGTCGGCAGGAGCGCCAGGACCTGCGCGGCCAGCTCCGCGTGGTCGCGGGCGCCGAGGGTGACACCGACCACCGTCACGTCGCGGTCCCCCACCTTCGTGTCGACGGCCCAGAGGAGGCACTTGCCGGCCTGCTCGAGCGTGCCCGTCTTGATGCCGCGGAAGCCGGGGACGGTCGCGAGGAGGTTGCGGTTGACGACCTGGCCCACGCCCGTGACGTCGGCGCTCCGCTGGTCGACGATGCCCGCGAGCACCGGATCCGCGAGCACCATCTCGCCGAGCCGCACGAGGTCGGCGGTCGTGCTCACCGTCTCCGGGGAGAGCCCCATCGCGTCCGCGACGTGCGTGCCGGTGAGGCCCTGCTCCGCGAGCCACGCGTTCGCGGCGGCGACGAACGCGTCGTTCGAGCCGTACGCCCACACGCCGAGGGCGGCCGCGTAGTTGTTGGCGCTCGCGAGCAGCGCGCCCTCGATCAGGTCGCGCTGGGAGAGGCTCGTGCCCGGCACGGCGGGCTCGACGATGCCGTCCTGCGTGAGGATCTGCCGCCGGAGCGCCTCGTCCTCGGCCGTGAAGGTCACCTGCGGACCCTCCTCGCCGGGCGCGAGCGGCTTCGCCCGCAGCACGACGAGGGACGTGACGACCTTGGTGATGCTCGCCATCGACCGCGGGGTCGGATCGGCGTCGTTCGTCGCGAGCACGCCGTCGAAGCCCACGGCCCCGACCGCGGAGACGCCGGCGCCCGGCCAGGTCTCTGGGGTGACGACGTTGACGACGGGCGGCGGCGCGTCGACCTGGGCGACCGCGGCCGGCGGATCCGCCGTGAGGGTCACCGGGACGTAGACGCCCGCGGAGACCACGAGCGCCGCGGCGACGCCGGCGAGGGTCACCCGGCGGGTGCGGCTCACGCGCGGACCCGCAGGGCGTACAGGGCCACGGCGCTCGCCGCGGCCACGTTGAGGGAGTCGACGCCGTGCAGCATCGGGATCACGACCGTGGAGTCCGCGTGGCGGAGCGCCGCGCGGCTCAGGCCGTCGCCCTCCGTGCCGAGCACGAGCGCGATCCGCGCGGGCGGGTCGGCGGCGAACGCGTCGAGGGTCACGGCGTCGTCCTCCAGCGCGAGGGCCGCGAGGTGGAAGCCGGCCTCGTGCAGGAGCGGCACGGCCTCGGGCCACTCGGGCAGGCGGGTCCAGGGCACCTGCAGGACCGTGCCCATGCTGACGCGGACGCTCCGGCGGTAGAGCGGGTCGGCGCAGCGCGGGGTGATGAGCACCGCGTCGGCGCCGATGCCCGCGACGGCCCGGAAGATCGCGCCGACGTTGGTGTGGTCGACGACGTCCTCCAGCACGACGACGCGGCGCGCGTCCCGCAGCACGTCGGCGACCGCGGGCAGCGGCGGCCGGTGCATCGCGGCGAGCGCCCCGCGGTGCAGGTTGTAGCCCGTGAGCCGCTCCAGCACCGCCGCCTCGCCCACGAAGACGGGGACGTCGGGGAAGCCGGCGAGGAGCGGGGCGACGTCGTCGAGCCACTGCTCCTGCAGCAGGACGGAGCGCGGCACGTGCCCGGCGGCGAGCGCCCGCCCCATGACCTTGGTGGACTCGGCGATGTACAGCCCGCCCGCCGGCTCGCTGACGCGCCGGAGGGCGACGTCGGTGAGCCGGGAGTAGTCCTCGAGCCCCGGGGAGTCGATGTCCTCGATGCGGTGGATGTGCACGCGGGTCCTCTCCGTCCGCCCCGCGACGGGGGCGCTGCCTGCTCGCGCGGAGCCTCCGCGCGGGTGCGCTGTCTAGACTCGGCAGGACAATGATGCCCTGCCCCGTCGCCGCCCGCCGACAGGCGCGGGCGTCCGCTCGGCACCGGGAGGCCCCATGAGCACCGCTCTCCG
This is a stretch of genomic DNA from Clavibacter zhangzhiyongii. It encodes these proteins:
- a CDS encoding NAD-dependent epimerase/dehydratase family protein, which translates into the protein MRVVVIGATGHIGTFLVPRLVESGHDVVAVSRGTREPYRTSPLWDRVERVRVDRDAEDAAGTFADRIADLAPEVVVDLVCFTPESARHLVEGLRGRVRHLVHIGSIWTHGLSTSLPLREDDPKEPFGDYGVRKAEIERYLIAESRGGGVPSTVVHPGHISGGGWPVITPLGNLDPAVWTALATGGPLAVPGSGSETMHHVHADDVAQVVQLAIANRETSVGESFHAVSERALSVRGFARAAAAWFGREPRLEHLDWDGFRARTEADHADASWEHLSRSHVASIDKARDVLGYAPRYTSEEAAREAVEWMVRAGDLDVPLPR
- a CDS encoding J domain-containing protein; amino-acid sequence: MPVPSRDADAYAVLGVEPSASQDEIRRAYRRRVRAAHPDMGGSADEFQSVRDAFEAVGDPESRARYERTLHAAPPQEDPAGRAHPASPASTSSGAAWDPAARRGRPGAPRSRPPARTRSFGHPGGFARLRYLSLVREWLADPAEPSVPAAPVPPRGGPALADEPGPYVRRARAIVPPVAAVLLALVLLVSGLGAVAALVGLVVGAGIGLAAAGPAGRAWHRSEEPRRRAAARLQEDVLAHERALRAYPDLMAAYSARLARLEGLRRRFEADAYAPDLVAEVPVAASDALRAAVAQEETARELMELGPSYAFWNGVAVPRSGDALDHLVLGPQGLVAVESVPDGSDAATDPTARAAALHGLDARARALAREMDVPVVGLVLSLPSGVLGAAPVVLHAADDPQALPAYAVARTLLADHVAAGLPGLTSMDPERLLAVRTRLVLDARFV
- a CDS encoding ABC transporter permease, with protein sequence MWDFLSSRADQIAFSAWQHLSLVVQCLVLATVLAVGIAALVYRSAPLRSVANSVSAIGLTLPAFALVGLLIAPLGFGVAPAVAVVTFFATLPILRNAVVGLSGIDPAVVESARGIGMGRLRTLLRVELPLAWPVILGGIRVSAQMVMGIAAVAAYVLGPGLGGFIFSGLSRLGGANATESVLTGVLGVVLLALLLDLVLVGIGRLTTPRGIRV
- a CDS encoding ABC transporter ATP-binding protein yields the protein MSETPTAPPAPVVSGRSILLDGVTKRYPGQAKPAVDGITLEIPAGKIVMLVGPSGCGKTTTLKMINRLIEPTEGRVVLGDEDVTGIDGDELRRRIGYVIQAGGLFPHMTVAANIAVVPKMLGWDAARIRARVDELLELVSLDPAQYRDRYPKELSGGQQQRVGVARALAADPPVLLMDEPFGAVDPITRQRLQDELIRIQAELQKTIVIVTHDFDEAVKLGDWIVVFAEGARIVQYDTPERILAEPADAFVEEFIGSGAGLKQLTLRRVDEVPLASAVIARPGDAARDVLARMDEAGHQHAVVLDGRDRPLQWPSRRVLGRLDAVGAQADPRLPVIGSRATLNDALDTMLVSSAGAALVTGRGGAFLGVIDVETVMDAITRVRAEAASGLDDAPVGTNTGTIGTVGATAARADADSSPAGQDG
- a CDS encoding ABC transporter permease, which produces MSAALDARTGAADADSGSWRALVAQPVAIAVVLAAYLVWLAVAPLSATERTTLAPAALGKATLEHLGLTFSAAVIVLVIAVPLGVLLTRGRMRRASAPVLAVANFGQAAPAIGLVVLLSMVVSGSGFVASLIALVLYAALPVLRNTMLGIRGVDERLVEAGRGMGMSRAAVLFRIELPLAVPVMLAGIRTALVLLVGTAALAAFVNGGGLGILITTGVNLYLYPVLVSGALLIALLALAIDWLGRVVEHVARPKGL
- a CDS encoding glycine betaine ABC transporter substrate-binding protein → MVPTPSRSARLRRALGVPALAAAALVTLTGCGLQPATAYVPDAAPGSIRPLDLPEGASLTVTSKNFTEQLILGKIAVIAAKAAGFQVTDKTNVPGSVPARELMTSHGADMTWEYTGTAWLSYLGEAKGIPDQRAQYEAVRDADVANGLTWLTPAPLNNTYAMAIREEEAERLGITRMSQVEDLPVEDRTFCVEAEFNSRSDGLSPLLEAYGIPRGSADGVPDGNVSIFDTGAVYTATDRGTCEFGEVFTTDGRIDKLGLRILQDDLGFFPAYNVAPVLDSATLAEYPGLQDVFDRITPVITDDALREMNLRVDDAGEEPADVAFDFMVDNGFVTAP